The following coding sequences are from one Cryptococcus deuterogattii R265 chromosome 1, complete sequence window:
- a CDS encoding ribosome production factor 1 — MPKDKKIQNAFKRSEVHRKTKRAKEQAKLQRRLEIKKAEKDKVTGAALRAERLSKNIPVTLDNTRVYDSSSYLTANPASLQNLAEKAEEASALVNGGKESREVLSNGEEECADFRSSSDQQEDVDGSSEVSDQEIEDEMDEEDQEASTRRDITIQPPPRILITTSPSPCKQTYQFCDDLKNVFPGGEFFKRPKGKGFEIGRVSRWASKRGYGALIVVNEDHKIPNAVTLINLPSGPTAYFKLSSITLSSNIYGHARSTPHSPELILNNFTTLLGNSVGRLFGSLFPPQPQFRGRQVVTLHNQRDFLFFRRHRYMFSSATSAKLQEIGPRFTLKLRWLRKGLPSVAAADGHVSVGGDPADDIYGADVGPSSEEIAQEEKDEEDEALKEIGQPAQKKNAYEGTEVPALDEEQEYEWKWKPKMEVSRRTFFL; from the exons ATGCCTAAAGACAAAAAAATCCAGAACGCATTCAAACGCTCAGAAGTTCATCGCAAAACGAAACGTGCAAAAGAACAAGCCAAGCTTCAACGTCGACTTGAG ATAAAAAAGGCTGAGAAAGACAAAGTGACGGGGGCTGCTCTCCGCGCCGAGCGTTTGTCAAAAAATATCCCTGTAACCCTCGATAATACTCGCGTGTACGATTCCAGTTCTTATCTTACAGCAAATCCTGCATCTTTGCAAAACCTGGCTGAGAAGGCGGAAGAAGCCAGTGCATTGGTCAATGGGGGAAAAGAATCACGCGAGGTCTTGAGTAacggggaagaggagtgtGCCGATTTCAGATCGTCGAGCGACCAACAagaggatgttgatggaTCAAGTGAAGTGTCTGATCAGgaaattgaagatgagatggatgaagaagatcaagaagccTCGACAAGACGAGACATAACTATTCAACCACCCCCTCGTATCTTAATCACTACATCACCATCTCCTTGCAAACAAACTTATCAGTTTTGCGATGACTTAAAAAATGTCTTTCCGGGTGGGGAATTCTTCAAGAGGCCAAAGGGTAAAGGATTTGAAATTGGCAGGGTGTCCAGGTGGGCAAGTAAAAGGGGTTATGGAGCTTTGATTGTTGTAAATGAGGACCATAAAATACCCA ATGCCGTCACCTTGATAAACCTGCCTTCCGGACCCACTGCGTACTTCAAGCTTTCCAGCATAACACTTTCATCCAACATTTAC GGACATGCTCGTTCCACTCCCCATTCCC CCGAGCTCATACTAAACAATTTCACTACCCTTCTTGGAAATAGTGTTGGGCGACTGTTTGGGTCCCTTTTCCCACCTCAGCCGCAATTTCGAGGGCGTCAAGTAGTTACTTTACACAATCAACGAgatttcctctttttccgTCGCCACAG ATATATGTTTTCCTCTGCCACTTCGGCGAAACTCCAAGAGATTGGTCCGCGCTTTACCCTAAAACTTAGATGGCTCCGTAAAGGCCTTCCATCCGTCGCGGCTGCCGACGGTCACGTCTCTGTAGGCGGGGATCCTGCGGACGACATATATGGAGCCGATGTTGGGCCCAGTAGCGAGGAAATTgcacaagaagaaaaggatgaagaagatgaggcgCTGAAAGAGATTGGGCAACCAGCtcagaaaaagaatgcATATGAAGGGACTGAAGTGCCTGCGCTCGATGAGGAGCAGGAGTATGagtggaaatggaag CCGAAGATGGAAGTATCGAGGAGAACCTTCTTTTTGTAA
- a CDS encoding upstream activation factor subunit UAF30, whose translation MAQQLVHRLSPLIEELLQASDLSTVSAKAIRKELIARGADKYEIKNFRAEIDDKITEIYNSLESKEALAHKLENSVSPSAKASSSPSYSTFEPKTVTRKRKIPVSENEETDEQMAKRLQGEYDGSRTRQQRSSRSARPAKKTRRKSQAHVDSEERNDDKNEDKKKKRGGAFNKELLLSGALADLVGTHSLSRPQVVKHIWAYVKERNLQDSNDKRYILCDDKLREIFHTDRLHMFTMNKILVNHLRDPDDIA comes from the exons ATGGCTCAACAA CTTGTGCATAGATTATCCCCTTTGATTGAAGAGCTACTCCAAGCAAGCGATCTTTCAACAGT TTCGGCCAAGGCCATCCGTAAAGAACTCATTGCACGCGGTGCAGATAAATATGAAATTAAGAATTTCCGTGCAGAAATTGATGACAAG ATCACCGAGATATACAATTCTTTAGAGTCCAAGGAGGCTCTTGCTCATAAGCTAGAAAATTCTGTCTCTCCGTCTGCTAaagcatcatcttctccatcttatTCCACCTTTGAACCCAAAACTGTCACACGCAAACGCAAAATTCCAGTCagtgaaaatgaagaaacAGATGAACAGATGGCCAAGCGACTGCAAGGAGAATATGACGGCTCAAGGACAAGGCAACAACGGTCTTCCAGATCCGCCAGGCCGGCGAAAAAGACGAGACGGAAAAGTCAAGCACATGTCGAcagtgaagagagaaacGATGATAAAAATGAggacaagaaaaagaagagaggtggGGCATTCAACAAGGAACTGCTTCTAAG CGGTGCTCTGGCAGACCTTGTAGGCACTCACAGTCTTTCTAGACCGCAAGTGGTGAAGCATATCTGGGCCTATGTTAAAGAGCGTAACCTACAAGACTCAAATGATAAGCGGTATATTCTCTGCGATGACAAGCTTCGTGAGATATTTCATACAGATCGACTACACATGTTCAC AATGAACAAAATCTTGGTCAATCATCTGCGCGATCCCGATGATATCGCGTGA
- a CDS encoding ATP-dependent DNA helicase PIF1 — MPILTARTPSTSGVNNTSNRTLSRVTSFKRNWGEEDGPESSQLDWSPSPEVIQRKGNILSSSGPLQSTTTSLSLAESAAKETASERRRRAILAALNQNKDTASASAVSDWCPVQKSSTSASPQDIHYGISVPPVASHCHSSSVPHVHQTLQSLPKRPLPWEGDQKARKRVYTQATLTSTESAQPKSTSSALNIKQRVTLSEEQQKVLSLVVQQQKNVFFTGSAGTGKSVLLREIIHALRNKYAKNPDAVAVTASTGIAACNIGGVTLHSFGGVGLATDAPEVLLRKLKMNKKASGRWTKTKVLIIDEVSMVDGAMFDKFCKLGQLIRKNSKPWGGIQIIVTGDFFQLPPVTKNGGVPKFAFEAEMWDETIHLSVNLTKVFRQKDQRFVDMLNEMRFGRLSNESLIAFKSLARPLKFNDGIEPTALFPRREDVDRANLSRLNQLDSVGFTYHSIDGGSAEANQREKLLSNFMAPKIIELKENAQVMLVKNLDETLVNGSMGKVIGFTYKNMFQCDDLGRWTPDADLKELEEEDKMKSLAVRQALRDKYQAKGANPLPVVRFKVPGGGTRDVLMEMDVFKAELPNGEVQASRSQLPLILAWAMSIHKSQGQTLDRVRVDLGKVFEKGQAYVALSRATSLEGLQVTGFTAEKVMAHRKVTVWSSTLKDLNLV, encoded by the exons ATGCCTATTCTTACGGCTCGCACGCCCTCAACATCTGGCGTCAACAATACGTCAAACAGGACTCTCTCTCGCGTAACCTCTTTCAAACGCAAttggggagaggaggatgggccGGAGTCTAGTCAACTCGATTGGAGTCCAAGCCCAGAAGT catccaaagaaaaggcaaTATACTGTCATCTTCAGGCCCTTTACAGTCCACAACGACATCGCTCAGTCTCGCAGAATCTGCCGCAAAAGAAACTGCATCTGAAAGACGCCGCAGAGCTATCCTTGCTGCATTAAATCAAAACAAAGACACCGCATCGGCCTCTGCGGTTTCGGACTGGTGTCCAGTGCAAAAATCGTCTACTTCTGCTTCGCCCCAAGACATCCATTATGGCATTTCAGTTCCACCCGTTGCGTCTCACTGCCACAGCTCTTCTGTACCCCATGTGCACCAGACACTCCAATCTTTGCCAAAGCGACCGCTACCTTGGGAGGGTGACCAGAA GGCTCGCAAGAGAGTTTATACTCAAGCCACTTTGACATCAACGGAAAGCGCTCAGCCAAAATCGACAAGCTCTGCCCTTAACATCAAACAGCGTGTGACTCTTAGCgaagagcagcagaagGTTTTGAGTCTGGTAGTACAGCAGCAGAAAAACGTGTTCTTCACAGGTAGTGCAG GTACTGGTAAATCTGTTCTACTACGGGAGATTATCCATGCTTTACGAAATAAATACGCCAAAAACCCAGATGCTGTTGCAGTAACAGCTTCAACAGGAATTGCAGCTTGTAACATTGGTGGAGTGACCTTACATTCATTTGGTGGAGTTGGGCTTGCCACAGACGCGCCAGAAGTACTTCTCAGGAAACTCAAAATGAACAAAAAGGCATCAGGAAGATGGACGAAAACAAAGGTGTTAATTATCGACGAAG TGTCTATGGTAGATGGTGCTATGTTTGACAAATTTTGTAAACTCGGGCAATTAATCCGCAAGAATAGCAAACCTTGGGGAGGTATACAAATCATTGTGACCGGGGACTTTTTCCAATTACCCCCTGTGACTAAGAACGGAGGTGTGCCCAAATTTGCTTTCGAGGCGGAGATGTGGGATGAGACAATCCATCTATCTGTGAATCTTACGAAGGTATTCCGTCAAAAGGACCAAA GATTCGTTGATATGCTCAATGAGATGCGATTCGGTCGCCTTTCTAATGAATCGCTCATCGCTTTCAAATCTCTTGCACGCCCCCTCAAATTTAATGATGGGATCGAACCTACCGCCCTCTTCCCTAGACGTGAAGACGTTGATCGCGCCAACTTGTCACGCCTCAATCAGCTTGACTCCGTCGGCTTCACTTATCATTCCATTGATGGAGGAAGTGCAGAAGCAAATCAACGCGAAAAACTCCTTTCTAATTTCATGGCGCCTAAAATAATTGAACTGAAGGAGAACGCACAGGTTATGCTAGTCAAAAATCTGGATGAGACCCTTGTAAATGGTTCAATGGGCAAAGTGATTGGATTCACGTACAAGAATATGTTTCAATGCGACGATTTGGGCAGATGGACACCTGACGCTGACCTGAAGGaactggaagaggaggataagaTGAAAAGTTTAGCAGTCAGACAGGCGCTGAGAGATAAATATCAAGCCAAAGGGGCAAACCCGTTACCAGTCGTGCGTTTCAAGGTGCCTGGAGGCGGTACAAGGGATGTtttgatggaaatggatgtCTTTAAGGCGGAACTGCCAAATGGGGAAGTACAGGCGTCGCGATCACAG TTGCCGCTGATCCTTGCGTGGGCCATGTCAATACACAAATCACAGGGGCAGACCCTTGATCGTGTGAGAGTCGACCTTGGCAAAGTCTTCGAAAAGGGTCAGGCGTATGTGGCCCTCTCCCGAGCGACATCTCTGGAAGGATTACAGGTTACAGGGTTCACAGCAGAAAAG GTGATGGCCCATAGGAAGGTAACCGTCTGGTCGAGCACCCTCAAGGATTTGAATCTCGTATGA
- a CDS encoding tRNA(His) guanylyltransferase → MAKSRFEYVKKFELPDPLMPNTYIIVRIDGKGFHKFSDVHSFDKPNDVRALDLMDTAAKTVLNEYKDVVMAFGESDEYSFLLRRTTTLYNRRRSKINSSIVSLFTSAYVFHWARFFPNTPLLYPPSFDGRVILYPNIEEVRDYFSWRQADTHINNLYNTTFWALVHGGLTTAEANKTLQGTNSKDKNEILFTKFGINYNTLPEMFRKGSVCVRSLSVEEPQKSFPEQQAAHGIMTLSIGPSSSGNSNTVLSRKEKVYQGTEGSPMVLHVDIIKDLFWSERPWLLS, encoded by the exons ATGGCAAAATCACGTTTCGAATACGTCAAGAAGTTCGAGCTTCCGGATCCGCTTATGCCAAACACATACATCATCGTTCGGATTGATGGTAAAGGTTTCCATAA GTTTTCTGATGTGCACTCCTTCGATAAACCAAATGACGTCCGAGCTCTAGATCTCATGGATACGGCGGCAAAAACTGTGCTGAATGAGTATAAGGATGTTGTTATGGCTTTCGGAGAGAGCGATGAATATAG CTTCTTACTACGAAGAACTACAACCCTTTATAACCGGCGCCGCAG CAAAATAAACTCATCAATAGTGTCTCTGTTCACATCTGCCTATGTCTTTCATTGGGCTCGTTTTTTCCCGAACACCCCTTTACTTTATCCACCAAGCTTTGATGGACGAGTCATATTATACCCCAATATAGAAGAAGTGCGTGACTATTTCAGTTGGCGTCAAGCAGACA CACACATAAATAACCTATACAACACAACTTTTTGGGCTTTGGTCCATGGCGGTTTGACAACAGCAGAGGCAAATAAAACTCTACAG GGAACTAACTCAAAGGACAAAAATGAGATCCTGTTTACTAAGTTTGGCATTAACTACAACACATTACCAGAGATGTTCAGAAAGGGAAGTGTATGTGTCAGGAGCTTGTCTGTTGAAGAGCCTCAAAAGTCATTCCCAGAACAGCAAGCAGCACATGGCATTATGACCTTGAGTATTGgaccatcatcatcagggAACAGTAATACAGTACTatcaaggaaagaaaaagtgTATCAAGGGACTGAAGGCAGCCCCATGGTTCTACATGTGGACATCATCAAGGACTTGTTCTGGAGTGAGAGGCCTTGGTTATTATCATAG